The following proteins come from a genomic window of Mariniflexile sp. TRM1-10:
- the drmB gene encoding DUF1998 domain-containing protein, giving the protein MPNDKIKHGRSKHISNYGGVGSLIETTDNSIIIETFDNWGYSDLNEKLAHYIIKDDRLLQRLKNRFLNLRHLVSIPTDRDSFLHQVRPKASYFPKWFYCTNPKCARLATYDEWLKRWLASGKKRDFFNPPKCSNKDCKENHLEQIRFVMTCSNGHIHDLPWEYWNNRLASDRNNAEENEEDDNKNEKPSGPQLDYTKKCCGDQQDLVYRISRENTELSGIWIECKNEKCKKKANLKGVFNFEKKCDGKKYWLGQLNGKFHEEECGITMQPSISVKLKTSNSVYYANTLSSLFIPELQNPLSNEIRIDIDNMLESEQFTTEQIVQLISIQKKIDNELIQQYLESGEIKYIPDNVYRQTEYEYFLEKEQPDNRQIKFKVIDCAEQINGFSKLVKIDKLKKTTVQTSFTRNEPIDIDSILQDQNEYEYTVQRQSVSKNNFDSKTLPALESYGEGILFILDKSKLEQWEKQQDVIERTEKIKSNAENADWKSHQIIAKTLTPRKVLIHTLSHLVMRELEYVCGYPSSSLSERLYVSGTMHGFLISAFDGTDGYLGGLSNLCNDLENLRRIIESAIFRATDCSSDPICIESEGQGVGQLNLAACHSCTLTPETTCELSNLYLDRNLVIHNEFGYFKTMIE; this is encoded by the coding sequence ATGCCAAACGATAAAATAAAGCACGGTAGAAGCAAGCATATATCAAACTATGGTGGAGTTGGTTCGCTAATTGAAACAACAGATAATTCAATAATCATTGAAACTTTTGACAATTGGGGCTATTCCGACTTAAATGAGAAATTAGCTCATTACATCATTAAAGATGATAGGCTTTTACAGCGACTTAAAAATAGATTCCTAAATCTTAGACATTTAGTTTCAATCCCTACTGATAGAGATTCATTTTTACATCAAGTGAGACCTAAAGCAAGTTATTTTCCAAAATGGTTCTATTGTACTAATCCTAAATGTGCAAGATTAGCAACTTATGATGAATGGTTAAAAAGATGGTTAGCATCAGGAAAAAAGCGTGATTTTTTCAACCCTCCAAAATGCAGTAATAAAGACTGTAAGGAAAATCATTTAGAGCAAATTCGATTTGTTATGACTTGTAGTAACGGTCATATTCACGATTTACCTTGGGAGTATTGGAATAATCGATTGGCATCTGATAGAAATAATGCAGAAGAAAACGAAGAAGACGACAACAAGAATGAAAAGCCAAGTGGTCCTCAATTAGATTACACAAAAAAATGTTGTGGTGACCAACAAGACTTAGTTTATAGAATAAGCCGAGAAAATACAGAACTTTCAGGTATTTGGATTGAGTGTAAAAATGAAAAGTGCAAGAAAAAGGCAAACCTAAAAGGTGTTTTCAATTTTGAAAAAAAGTGTGACGGTAAAAAATATTGGCTAGGTCAACTTAACGGCAAATTTCACGAAGAAGAATGTGGCATTACAATGCAACCAAGCATTTCCGTAAAGCTAAAAACCAGTAATAGTGTATACTATGCAAATACCCTAAGCAGTCTTTTCATTCCTGAGCTTCAAAACCCTCTATCTAATGAAATAAGAATAGATATTGACAATATGTTAGAAAGTGAACAATTTACAACTGAACAAATTGTTCAACTTATTAGCATCCAAAAGAAAATTGACAATGAACTTATTCAGCAATATTTAGAATCAGGGGAGATAAAATATATTCCCGATAATGTTTACCGTCAAACTGAGTATGAATACTTCTTAGAGAAAGAGCAACCAGACAATAGGCAAATAAAATTCAAAGTAATTGACTGCGCTGAACAAATTAATGGTTTCTCAAAATTGGTCAAAATTGACAAATTGAAAAAAACTACAGTTCAGACTTCATTTACCAGAAACGAACCAATTGATATTGATTCAATCTTACAAGACCAAAATGAATATGAATATACGGTTCAAAGACAATCTGTTTCAAAGAACAATTTTGATTCTAAAACTCTACCTGCTTTAGAAAGCTATGGAGAAGGTATTTTATTCATCTTAGACAAAAGCAAATTAGAGCAATGGGAAAAGCAACAAGATGTAATTGAAAGAACGGAAAAAATTAAATCCAACGCAGAAAATGCAGATTGGAAATCCCATCAAATTATAGCAAAGACATTAACTCCAAGAAAAGTACTGATACATACACTTTCACATCTCGTAATGAGAGAATTGGAATATGTATGCGGTTATCCATCTTCTTCACTCTCAGAAAGACTTTATGTAAGTGGAACAATGCACGGATTTTTAATATCTGCATTTGACGGTACAGATGGCTACTTGGGGGGACTTTCAAATCTTTGCAATGACTTAGAGAATTTGAGAAGAATTATTGAAAGTGCAATATTCAGAGCAACAGACTGTTCTTCTGACCCTATTTGCATTGAATCTGAAGGACAAGGGGTTGGACAGCTAAATCTTGCAGCTTGCCATTCCTGTACTTTGACACCTGAGACGACTTGCGAACTTTCAAACCTATATTTAGACAGAAATTTAGTAATACACAACGAATTTGGATATTTCAAAACAATGATAGAATAA
- a CDS encoding helicase-related protein codes for MSVKENRDILIGRVKKEIIGPGSDIFQCNEDFSNEIIEGKPLQRYFSGILFPKQLQPNGSDNGQEEMKEEDEDDLTDLTSDLTEGETKEIEVFEEEDEIEKTDTQPKYTSNTFFPSHFGITFAVDKSCKSFRATINFGNYKKANFQEIKIPYNGEGIHFLEQFGLNHFVTFDAESKTLSQTQKIQRTKDGKITPEYLHFQDCLKSLRQNTDKDFALYKVITKLFFKDKYKRFENSISLDIDISKIDAAPNKHLQLKLSEQPNCNFENWNKELKENLVFHLKLYSNYADKYYIKAVLENKVQIPKDKFSLSKEKVNQVSCFQSEVKIESENLLPFRDYKTHLYKTDEDKMLDYLYREKLAFGIGHNTACNWENAQSPNTPQWIESTFLPEYDVKSQSSETDKIKGEILNIKKLSVYNTDTKSIISNLIKVSEAYKNWIEDERKSASGNELGLKNITKCEQIYSRISNGIKLLSENDNALRAFQLANTAIYLQMFQTAQHFSTKKEGFEVWERSEILQHNFQEYGKLDFPSDRVPEWRPFQLAFILQCLASFVDENSNEKELIDLLYFPTGGGKTEAYLAVSAFLIFWRRIQYATSYDGVNIIIRYTLRLLSAQQFERASKMILACEFIRTNHKDLGDKMISIGFWVGKQTVPNKLKNDNGKDAEAKLKKLQSKFNNGTYNPNYDTNPLQLSNCQWCNTKIISRLEQKSSTYQIGHRIDRQLKSHCLNDACHFSEKNGGLPIVLIDDDIYSKPPTILFATVDKFAALAWKGESTTLFNNGSNRKPELIVQDELHLLNGTLGSLVGLFENALLTLCDNPKIIASTATVKNVDKQILGLYGREAKVFPQYATNSDDTFFSKVIDESKRKYIGVLPTGKTTVVTNLQLLASLMFARLEIWKKSTDKTDADSFWTLLSYFKSLKEIGRFSNKINSELKPIIKQLQVRYLIDNYNSANNYLKLSYRNIELTSRIPNEKIKKNLDKLDIQFNGDLKDHKAYDLVLATNMISVGLDVGRLGVMIMNGMPPNTAEYIQASSRVARKNEGVVFTLYDPFNSRDLSFYEDFVQFHKTFYKQVEPLSVTPFAENALDKMLFTLILAYFRHTTQYTHNDTATALSYDEVKNDLKNNLVQLFQTHQFAQNDLELIFEKIDRILDSWRTRVQDKGDMKYYLPFKPEQSLIMPSSENSDEEYPLKAMQSMRSVEPSAEILIRQY; via the coding sequence ATGAGTGTAAAAGAAAATAGAGATATACTAATTGGACGAGTAAAAAAGGAAATAATAGGTCCAGGTTCAGATATTTTTCAATGCAATGAGGATTTCAGTAATGAAATAATTGAAGGCAAGCCTTTGCAAAGATATTTTTCAGGAATTCTTTTTCCAAAGCAACTTCAACCCAATGGAAGTGATAATGGACAGGAGGAAATGAAAGAGGAAGACGAGGACGATTTGACTGATTTAACCTCTGACTTAACTGAAGGCGAAACCAAAGAAATTGAGGTGTTTGAAGAAGAAGACGAAATAGAAAAAACAGACACTCAACCAAAATATACTTCAAACACATTTTTTCCTTCGCATTTCGGGATAACATTTGCCGTTGACAAATCTTGCAAAAGCTTTAGAGCAACAATCAATTTCGGTAATTATAAGAAAGCCAATTTTCAAGAAATTAAAATTCCATACAACGGAGAAGGCATTCATTTTTTAGAGCAGTTCGGGCTTAACCATTTTGTAACTTTTGATGCAGAAAGCAAAACACTATCACAAACACAAAAAATTCAAAGAACCAAAGACGGCAAAATCACACCTGAGTATCTCCATTTTCAAGATTGCCTTAAATCATTGAGGCAGAATACAGACAAAGATTTTGCTCTATATAAAGTCATTACAAAACTGTTTTTCAAAGATAAATACAAGAGATTTGAAAACTCAATTTCTTTGGACATTGATATTTCGAAGATAGATGCAGCTCCAAACAAACATTTACAATTAAAACTTTCTGAACAGCCAAATTGCAACTTTGAAAATTGGAATAAGGAATTGAAAGAAAACCTTGTTTTCCATTTAAAACTGTATTCTAACTACGCTGACAAATATTACATCAAAGCTGTCCTTGAAAACAAAGTGCAAATACCAAAGGATAAGTTTTCATTATCAAAAGAAAAAGTCAATCAAGTTAGTTGTTTTCAATCAGAAGTGAAAATTGAAAGTGAAAACCTATTGCCGTTTCGAGATTACAAAACTCACTTATACAAAACTGACGAGGATAAAATGTTAGATTATTTGTATAGAGAAAAATTAGCATTTGGAATAGGTCATAATACTGCTTGTAATTGGGAAAATGCACAATCTCCAAATACTCCACAATGGATTGAATCTACATTTTTGCCCGAATATGATGTAAAAAGTCAAAGTTCCGAAACAGACAAAATCAAAGGCGAAATTCTAAATATCAAAAAACTTTCAGTTTACAATACAGATACGAAAAGCATAATTTCAAATCTTATTAAGGTTTCAGAAGCTTATAAGAATTGGATTGAAGATGAACGGAAATCTGCAAGCGGAAATGAATTAGGTTTAAAAAACATTACAAAATGTGAACAGATTTACAGTCGAATAAGCAACGGAATTAAACTACTTTCAGAAAATGACAACGCTTTACGAGCATTTCAATTAGCAAACACAGCTATTTACTTGCAAATGTTCCAAACAGCACAACATTTTAGCACAAAAAAAGAAGGATTTGAAGTTTGGGAACGAAGCGAAATTTTACAACATAATTTTCAAGAATACGGAAAATTAGATTTTCCTTCTGACAGAGTTCCTGAATGGAGACCATTTCAGTTAGCGTTTATTTTGCAATGTTTAGCGTCATTTGTTGATGAGAATAGTAACGAGAAGGAGTTAATTGACTTATTGTATTTCCCTACGGGAGGTGGAAAAACCGAAGCATATTTAGCAGTTTCAGCCTTCTTAATCTTTTGGCGAAGAATTCAGTACGCAACAAGTTATGATGGTGTAAACATCATCATAAGATATACGCTAAGACTTCTTTCAGCACAGCAATTTGAAAGAGCTTCAAAAATGATTTTAGCTTGTGAATTTATTAGAACTAATCACAAAGATTTAGGGGATAAAATGATTTCTATTGGATTTTGGGTTGGGAAACAAACCGTTCCAAATAAACTCAAAAATGACAATGGAAAGGATGCGGAAGCCAAACTAAAAAAATTGCAGTCCAAATTTAATAACGGAACCTATAATCCAAATTATGATACAAATCCACTGCAACTTTCAAATTGTCAATGGTGCAATACAAAAATCATATCAAGGTTAGAGCAAAAAAGTTCTACTTACCAAATTGGACACAGGATTGACAGGCAACTTAAAAGCCATTGTTTAAATGACGCTTGCCACTTTTCAGAAAAAAATGGTGGCTTACCAATTGTTCTAATTGATGATGATATTTATTCAAAACCACCAACTATTTTATTTGCAACAGTTGACAAATTTGCTGCTTTAGCTTGGAAAGGTGAATCGACAACACTTTTTAATAATGGCTCAAATAGAAAACCTGAATTGATAGTTCAGGATGAGTTGCATTTATTGAATGGCACCTTAGGCAGTTTAGTAGGATTATTTGAAAATGCCCTTTTAACGCTTTGCGACAATCCAAAAATAATTGCTTCAACTGCAACAGTAAAGAACGTAGACAAACAAATATTGGGGTTATACGGACGTGAAGCAAAAGTATTTCCGCAATATGCAACAAATTCAGATGATACATTTTTCTCAAAAGTAATTGATGAAAGTAAACGAAAATATATTGGTGTTTTACCTACCGGTAAAACCACTGTAGTTACCAATCTTCAATTATTAGCTTCGCTAATGTTTGCAAGGTTAGAAATTTGGAAAAAATCCACTGATAAAACTGATGCTGATAGTTTTTGGACTTTACTTTCATATTTCAAAAGTCTTAAAGAAATCGGTCGCTTTTCAAACAAGATAAACTCTGAATTGAAACCTATTATCAAGCAACTACAAGTGAGATATTTAATTGACAATTATAATTCGGCAAATAATTATCTCAAACTTTCTTACAGAAATATTGAATTGACAAGTAGAATACCAAACGAAAAGATCAAGAAGAATCTCGATAAACTCGATATACAATTCAATGGCGATTTAAAAGACCATAAAGCCTATGACCTTGTTCTTGCAACAAATATGATAAGTGTTGGACTTGATGTTGGTCGTTTAGGAGTTATGATAATGAACGGAATGCCACCAAATACAGCCGAATATATTCAGGCAAGTAGCCGAGTTGCTAGAAAAAACGAAGGGGTTGTCTTTACACTCTACGACCCATTTAACAGCAGAGATTTATCGTTTTATGAAGATTTCGTGCAGTTTCATAAAACATTTTACAAGCAAGTGGAACCATTGAGTGTTACACCATTTGCAGAAAATGCCTTAGACAAAATGTTGTTTACGCTTATTCTTGCCTATTTCAGGCATACAACGCAATACACACATAATGATACTGCAACTGCATTGTCTTATGATGAAGTCAAAAATGATTTAAAAAATAATCTTGTTCAACTTTTCCAAACCCATCAATTCGCACAAAATGATTTGGAATTAATTTTTGAAAAAATAGACCGAATTTTAGATAGTTGGCGAACAAGAGTTCAAGACAAAGGTGATATGAAATATTATCTTCCTTTCAAACCTGAACAAAGTTTGATTATGCCTTCTAGTGAAAATTCAGATGAAGAATATCCATTGAAAGCAATGCAATCAATGAGAAGCGTAGAACCAAGTGCAGAAATATTAATCAGACAATATTAG